A window of Candidatus Poribacteria bacterium contains these coding sequences:
- a CDS encoding aminotransferase class I/II-fold pyridoxal phosphate-dependent enzyme, whose amino-acid sequence MPRVHGEAHGHVVRPRLHPGGQGEADGQGARDRLQHALFGQLLLPARADPLQGLGQARAGDGLHQPELEERDEGSLASGSRAVRRRTGVRQRRPSPEQPLLVGGIARRAGPRVPRQLRDARRHQLVDQRPVRERRHGEHRRQRELPGSRRDVHDVHLRRRQNRHRRLGRRVDSRLRGRQASRGAAHHAGDERRTLGLQLHRRDPRQGGTSNEPDEWHHPERTDGRHLRIGSNEHAGKAHAAVDTSTTGGPVRASQRGWARFMRDHERDDMADLDARWRGRIAERVGGQAFDAPGGGYAFSDVLAEERELSKGNRANDPSSALLTLSIADPTWKMRPEAMDGGRRFYEESADATRYTDNSGVRAGGSFPNTHDAIAAYLSRRYGVRNLSSDWVQYSPGSIKRSLAEYVPALLFDSDTTLVFPTPGYPVIKSAINRHEAEVLDVPMAFDGARWRIATDFVLPKSGKTVLYANLPHNPTGSGCTCDEWAELLDWARANGVLVVVDEAYVDLRYNEEMASVLTIPGWEECCLVLQSVSKGWNATGLRFGWVVAHPTAIRAVRKVMDVKDSGMFGPSIAAGLTCLAHPEWAEETRAKYERLHRLLNEGLAEAGFRTVMPDAGLCQFTPAPKSANGRTFASAVECGQWFRKDLRVSLMHYTVNEATWLRWAVTLKPVPDCGLPDEASVIREVVSRLKSVDFAF is encoded by the coding sequence ATGCCACGTGTTCATGGAGAAGCCCATGGTCACGTCGTCCGACCACGCCTACATCCTGGCGGACAAGGTGAAGCGGACGGGCAAGGTGCTCGTGATCGGCTACAACACGCCTTGTTCGGGCAACTTCTACTACCTGCGCGAGCAGATCCGCTCCAAGGGCTTGGGCAAGCTCGAGCTGGTGATGGGCTACATCAACCAGAACTGGAAGAACGCGACGAAGGGAGCCTGGCGTCAGGTTCCCGAGCTGTCCGGCGGCGGACAGGCGTACGACAGCGGCGCCCATCTCCTGAACAGCCTCTGCTGGTCGGTGGAATCGCGCGTCGAGCAGGTCCACGCGTTCCTCGACAACTGCGAGACGCCCGTCGACATCAACTCGTCGATCAACGTCCGGTTCGAGAACGGCGTCATGGCGAGCATCGTCGTCAGCGGGAACTGCCCGGCTCCCGACGGGACGTTCATGACGTTCATCTTCGACGGCGGCAGAATCGACATCGACGGCTGGGGCGGCGGGTGGATTCGCGTCTACGAGGGCGGCAAGCGAGTCGAGGAGCCGCCCATCACGCCGGAGATGAACGCAGGACGCTCGGACTACAACTTCATCGACGCGATCCAAGGCAAGGCGGAACCTCGAACGAGCCCGATGAATGGCATCATCCAGAGCGAACTGATGGACGCCATCTACGAATCGGGTCGAACGAGCATGCCGGCAAAGCCCACGCAGCGGTAGATACCTCGACAACGGGTGGGCCCGTCCGCGCATCGCAGCGCGGATGGGCTCGCTTCATGAGGGATCACGAAAGGGACGATATGGCAGACCTCGACGCGCGCTGGCGCGGGCGTATCGCGGAACGAGTCGGCGGGCAGGCATTCGACGCGCCCGGCGGGGGTTATGCGTTCAGCGACGTCCTCGCCGAGGAGCGGGAGCTGTCGAAGGGGAACCGCGCGAACGATCCTTCCTCCGCCCTGCTCACGCTTTCCATCGCCGACCCGACGTGGAAGATGAGACCCGAAGCGATGGACGGCGGCCGTCGGTTCTACGAGGAATCGGCGGACGCGACGCGGTACACCGACAACTCGGGCGTCCGCGCGGGCGGTTCTTTTCCGAACACACACGACGCCATCGCTGCCTACCTGTCACGGCGCTATGGAGTGCGGAACCTCTCGTCGGACTGGGTGCAGTACTCCCCCGGCTCCATCAAGCGCTCGCTCGCCGAGTACGTGCCTGCGCTGCTGTTCGATTCGGACACGACGCTCGTGTTCCCGACGCCTGGCTATCCGGTCATCAAGAGCGCGATCAATCGCCACGAGGCGGAGGTACTCGACGTCCCGATGGCGTTCGACGGCGCGCGGTGGCGCATCGCGACCGACTTCGTGCTGCCGAAGTCGGGCAAGACCGTCCTTTACGCGAACCTGCCGCACAACCCCACCGGCAGCGGCTGCACGTGCGACGAGTGGGCGGAGCTTCTCGACTGGGCACGAGCGAACGGCGTCCTGGTCGTCGTGGACGAAGCCTACGTGGACCTACGCTACAACGAAGAGATGGCGAGCGTACTGACGATCCCCGGATGGGAGGAGTGCTGCCTCGTCCTGCAGAGCGTCAGCAAGGGATGGAACGCGACGGGGCTGCGGTTCGGCTGGGTCGTCGCGCATCCGACGGCGATCAGGGCGGTTCGCAAGGTGATGGACGTCAAGGACTCCGGGATGTTCGGACCCAGTATCGCGGCGGGGCTGACCTGCCTGGCGCATCCGGAGTGGGCGGAGGAGACTCGCGCCAAGTACGAACGCCTGCATCGGCTCCTCAACGAGGGTTTGGCTGAGGCGGGGTTCCGGACCGTCATGCCGGATGCCGGGCTGTGCCAGTTCACTCCCGCACCCAAGTCGGCGAACGGCCGGACGTTCGCAAGCGCGGTCGAGTGTGGTCAGTGGTTCCGCAAGGACCTGCGCGTCTCGCTGATGCACTACACCGTCAACGAGGCGACGTGGCTGCGCTGGGCGGTGACACTGAAGCCGGTGCCCGACTGCGGCTTGCCGGACGAGGCGTCGGTGATCCGCGAAGTCGTCTCGCGGCTCAAATCCGTGGACTTCGCGTTCTGA
- a CDS encoding tetratricopeptide repeat protein, with protein sequence MGAERAGVRVCGRRRVRRWASVGFIARGRRSLRHLAEVVAGEAYRRQSESDLEGAVQLYERSVRIYPTAEARTYLGWALSLQGNLTGAIRECERAIVLDPSFGNPYNDIGAYLIQLGKWDEAVPWLERAIESERYEARHYPCMNLGRFYQRRMDWARAKQAYMQALSLSPDYMPALLSLRRMLSRFN encoded by the coding sequence ATGGGAGCCGAGAGGGCCGGGGTTCGAGTGTGTGGTCGAAGGCGAGTGCGACGCTGGGCGTCTGTGGGGTTCATCGCTCGCGGACGTCGTTCTTTACGTCATCTGGCGGAGGTCGTCGCGGGAGAGGCGTACCGCAGGCAGAGCGAGAGCGACCTGGAAGGCGCGGTACAACTCTACGAGCGGTCGGTACGCATCTATCCTACTGCCGAAGCGCGCACCTACCTCGGATGGGCGCTCAGTCTGCAGGGGAACCTGACCGGGGCGATCCGAGAATGTGAGCGAGCCATCGTTCTCGATCCGTCGTTCGGCAATCCCTACAACGACATCGGAGCGTATCTGATCCAACTTGGCAAGTGGGACGAGGCGGTTCCGTGGCTGGAACGCGCCATCGAGTCCGAACGGTACGAGGCGCGTCACTACCCCTGCATGAACCTCGGCAGGTTCTATCAGCGTCGGATGGACTGGGCGCGCGCCAAGCAAGCCTACATGCAGGCGCTTAGCCTGTCGCCCGACTACATGCCTGCGCTACTGTCACTGAGGCGCATGCTGAGTAGGTTCAACTGA